In Athalia rosae chromosome 6, iyAthRosa1.1, whole genome shotgun sequence, one DNA window encodes the following:
- the LOC105692476 gene encoding pyrokinin-1 receptor-like isoform X2, with product MVPLVLEDGRWLHRYQQTASSSLPIFDEDSSSSSVFLASGASVTTTPIPSAYRSNWGARRDPLYIVVPVTIIYAVIFLTGVVGNVSTCIVIARNKSMHTATNYYLFSLAVSDLLLLVSGLPPEMYYIWSHFPYIFGEIFCVIQGFAAETSANATVLTITAFTVERYVAICHPFLSHTMSKLTRAVKFVVAIWLVALCLAVPQAMSFGIVYETLADGRIPYEDHYVCAVKRVVIPHAFEISTFVFFVAPMTLITVLYVLIGLQLRRSSIIARGGAAGSSVSLKARGMFKKKERASTEVVAVMLPEAYHTGGQANDTNQLPDDGRKNYSKNVQNKATKHVVKMLVAVVVAFFICWAPFHAQRLLAVYGTNNAPHMVAVFSALTYVSGVLYYLSTTINPLLYHIMSNKFREAFKDTLARCCGRARLARRRTAGGFAGGAQGGVESLL from the exons ATGGTTCCCCTCGTCCTCGAGGACGGAAGGTGGCTCCATAGATACCAACAAACGGCCTCGTCCTCCCTCCCGATTTTTGACGAGGACTCCTCGTCATCTTCAGTTTTCTTGGCTTCCGGTGCCTCGGTGACGACAACGCCGATACCCTCGGCCTATCGAAGTAATTGGGGTGCCAGAAGGGACCCCCTTTACATCGTCGTACCGGTCACGATAATATACGCGGTTATATTTCTCACCGGTGTCGTGGGCAACGTTAGTACTTGCATAGTAATCGCTCGAAACAAATCGATGCACACGGCGACGAATTACTATTTATTCAGCTTGGCCGTCTCCGATCTCTTGTTGTTAGTCTCCGGCCTACCGCCGGAAATGTATTACATATGGTCCCACTTTCCCTATATTTTTGGCGAGATATTTTGCGTTATTCAGGGATTCGCCGCTGAAACATCGGCGAACGCGACCGTACTGACGATCACGGCGTTTACCGTGGAGAGATACGTGGCTATTTGTCATCCCTTTCTTTCTCACACTATGTCAAAGTTAACAAGAGCCGTTAAATTCGTTGTCGCTATTTGGCTGGTCGCTTTGTGTCTCGCCGTACCGCAGGCAATGTCGTTCGGTATCGTTTACGAGACTCTGGCCGACGGTAGAATACCTTACGAGGATCATTACGTTTGCGCTGTTAAGCGGGTCGTTATTCCGCACGCCTTTGAAATATCAACATTTGTATTTTTCGTCGCCCCGATGACCCTGATCACCGTTTTGTACGTACTTATCGGTCTGCAATTGCGTCGTTCGAGTATAATAGCGAGAGGCGGTGCGGCCGGAAGTAGCGTCTCTCTGAAGGCGAGGGggatgtttaaaaaaaaagaacgagcgtCCACCGAAGTGGTGGCTGTTATGTTGCCGGAAGCCTACCATACCGGGGGTCAAGCGAACGACACCAATCAATTGCCCGACGACGGAAGGAAAAATTACTCGAAAAATGTTCAGAACAAGGCCACCAAGCACGTCGTCAAAATGCTGG ttGCAGTTGTGGTAGCGTTCTTCATCTGCTGGGCTCCATTTCATGCTCAACGATTACTGGCTGTTTACGGCACGAACAACGCGCCCCACATGGTCGCTGTTTTCAGCGCTCTGACATACGTTTCCGGTGTTCTTTATTACCTGTCCACGACGATCAACCCTCTACTCTACCACATAATGTCCAACAAGTTCCGAGAAGCTTTCAAG GACACTCTGGCCAGATGCTGCGGAAGGGCTCGTCTGGCGCGAAGAAGAACTGCGGGAGGATTTGCCGGTGGCGCCCAAGGAGGCGTAG AGAGCCTCCTCTAG
- the LOC105692476 gene encoding neuropeptide FF receptor 1-like isoform X1 codes for MVPLVLEDGRWLHRYQQTASSSLPIFDEDSSSSSVFLASGASVTTTPIPSAYRSNWGARRDPLYIVVPVTIIYAVIFLTGVVGNVSTCIVIARNKSMHTATNYYLFSLAVSDLLLLVSGLPPEMYYIWSHFPYIFGEIFCVIQGFAAETSANATVLTITAFTVERYVAICHPFLSHTMSKLTRAVKFVVAIWLVALCLAVPQAMSFGIVYETLADGRIPYEDHYVCAVKRVVIPHAFEISTFVFFVAPMTLITVLYVLIGLQLRRSSIIARGGAAGSSVSLKARGMFKKKERASTEVVAVMLPEAYHTGGQANDTNQLPDDGRKNYSKNVQNKATKHVVKMLVAVVVAFFICWAPFHAQRLLAVYGTNNAPHMVAVFSALTYVSGVLYYLSTTINPLLYHIMSNKFREAFKDTLARCCGRARLARRRTAGGFAGGAQGGVGRCYSILSGRFSQNNESTSGGSNGAGYFGVDDNEGRAGVGSFRYLQETEVTSLREFRRPLVVSFRRRRRHVITSKLDTSPQETKIVAEELESELQEALASLADESKSRYPIFRSRRTTEAAPPAATGNNLSLHVVCREPPLESEICDREMVVLHESTSTSGGKEAGLGEPEAKGVRVEASSQRGGRTSAEAAAPRSKRTSHRNGVPQSGRNGEIFGRGINREVVAKVEDIEIFQEQRFVMRELKRNCRVSETSVGEPRFSRTSGGFADGAEELTSRIVEYREIRGENGEAAFN; via the exons ATGGTTCCCCTCGTCCTCGAGGACGGAAGGTGGCTCCATAGATACCAACAAACGGCCTCGTCCTCCCTCCCGATTTTTGACGAGGACTCCTCGTCATCTTCAGTTTTCTTGGCTTCCGGTGCCTCGGTGACGACAACGCCGATACCCTCGGCCTATCGAAGTAATTGGGGTGCCAGAAGGGACCCCCTTTACATCGTCGTACCGGTCACGATAATATACGCGGTTATATTTCTCACCGGTGTCGTGGGCAACGTTAGTACTTGCATAGTAATCGCTCGAAACAAATCGATGCACACGGCGACGAATTACTATTTATTCAGCTTGGCCGTCTCCGATCTCTTGTTGTTAGTCTCCGGCCTACCGCCGGAAATGTATTACATATGGTCCCACTTTCCCTATATTTTTGGCGAGATATTTTGCGTTATTCAGGGATTCGCCGCTGAAACATCGGCGAACGCGACCGTACTGACGATCACGGCGTTTACCGTGGAGAGATACGTGGCTATTTGTCATCCCTTTCTTTCTCACACTATGTCAAAGTTAACAAGAGCCGTTAAATTCGTTGTCGCTATTTGGCTGGTCGCTTTGTGTCTCGCCGTACCGCAGGCAATGTCGTTCGGTATCGTTTACGAGACTCTGGCCGACGGTAGAATACCTTACGAGGATCATTACGTTTGCGCTGTTAAGCGGGTCGTTATTCCGCACGCCTTTGAAATATCAACATTTGTATTTTTCGTCGCCCCGATGACCCTGATCACCGTTTTGTACGTACTTATCGGTCTGCAATTGCGTCGTTCGAGTATAATAGCGAGAGGCGGTGCGGCCGGAAGTAGCGTCTCTCTGAAGGCGAGGGggatgtttaaaaaaaaagaacgagcgtCCACCGAAGTGGTGGCTGTTATGTTGCCGGAAGCCTACCATACCGGGGGTCAAGCGAACGACACCAATCAATTGCCCGACGACGGAAGGAAAAATTACTCGAAAAATGTTCAGAACAAGGCCACCAAGCACGTCGTCAAAATGCTGG ttGCAGTTGTGGTAGCGTTCTTCATCTGCTGGGCTCCATTTCATGCTCAACGATTACTGGCTGTTTACGGCACGAACAACGCGCCCCACATGGTCGCTGTTTTCAGCGCTCTGACATACGTTTCCGGTGTTCTTTATTACCTGTCCACGACGATCAACCCTCTACTCTACCACATAATGTCCAACAAGTTCCGAGAAGCTTTCAAG GACACTCTGGCCAGATGCTGCGGAAGGGCTCGTCTGGCGCGAAGAAGAACTGCGGGAGGATTTGCCGGTGGCGCCCAAGGAGGCGTAGGTAGGTGCTACTCAATCCTGTCGGGCAGATTCTCTCAGAACAACGAGAGTACGAGCGGAGGGAGTAACGGGGCAGGTTATTTCGGCGTTGACGATAACGAGGGACGCGCGGGTGTCGGTAGCTTTCGTTACCTTCAGGAAACGGAGGTGACGAGTCTACGAGAATTTCGTCGTCCGTTGGTCGTgtcgtttcgtcgtcgtcgtcgtcacgtgATCACTTCGAAATTGGATACGTCGCCgcaggaaacaaaaattgtcgcCGAAGAATTAGAGAGCGAGCTTCAGGAGGCGCTGGCGAGTCTAGCGGACGAGAGCAAATCCCGATATCCGATATTCCGGTCGCGGCGAACAACCGAGGCCGCTCCGCCAGCGGCAACCGGGAATAATTTATCTTTGCATGTCGTTTGCAGAGAGCCTCCTCTAGAAAGTGAGATCTGCGACAGAGAGATGGTCGTCCTTCACGAATCGACTTCAACTTCCGGCGGAAAGGAGGCGGGGCTCGGGGAACCGGAAGCGAAGGGGGTGCGGGTAGAGGCGTCGAGTCAGCGCGGAGGAAGAACCTCCGCAGAGGCAGCAGCTCCGCGTTCGAAGCGTACGTCGCATCGGAACGGGGTGCCGCAGTCCGGTCGCAACGGGGAGATTTTCGGTCGCGGTATCAATCGGGAAGTCGTCGCGAAGGTGGAggacattgaaatatttcaggaGCAACGTTTCGTCATGAGGGAGTTGAAGAGGAATTGCAGGGTTTCCGAAACCTCCGTGGGAGAGCCTCGTTTCTCGCGGACATCGGGGGGTTTCGCGGACGGTGCGGAAGAGTTGACTTCGAGGATCGTCGAATACCGTGAAATACGTGGAGAAAATGGCGAGGCAGCGTTCAATTGA